Genomic DNA from Porites lutea chromosome 4, jaPorLute2.1, whole genome shotgun sequence:
AATCATCATCAGTGTTACTTGGCATTATCAGGACAATCATCAACCTAAATAACATCAGCGTGATCATGCGGTCAGCAGTCGTTCCTTTGATTTCAAACGTCGGTGATTGATAAATCTCTCCAAAGTCGTTGTACCATTTGGCTGTCTTTATCAAGTCCAACAATCTAGCATTATTTTTTGGTTTCCGCAGAGAGTCtttaagaagaaacaaagaGTGCATAAATCCAGCACCATCTACATTCCATTCGTGGTCTAAACATCCAAGACCACTTCCGTCTGCAAGGCCTTGTTGTTTTACATAATCTAGAAGGTTGTTAATCTTGTTTAGACGGTGAATGTTGAGTTGTTTTATCGCATTTTCTACCTGTTCTGAGCTAATGGGTCCAGACGCAGGAAGGTAGCTTTTAAATTGGCTTACCATATTTCTGTCTCTCCCTGCAATGGCTCTGCACGCACTGTCTTTAGCTGCTGGATTGTTAAGATCATTCAGATAGGCAGCGACAGTGTCTCTTATTTCTGGAATCCGTGACCTTATATAATATTCTAGCGATAAACGAAAGAGGATTTTTTCCATTATCTCTCCAAACTTCTTTGGATATCTACAGTCTCTGCAGAAGAGAGGTGGTCCAATAACTCTATGACTTGAATCGAAATCTAGAGCGTCATAATCTTCATGTGCCTTCCTAAAAGGTCCTGACAGCGAATTCCATCGCTTTTCAAGGAAGCTACCAGCTGGAAATTTGACAGTAGTTTTCGCCTCATCGCAGTACCAGTTGTTCAGACGGCTTTTAATCATTTCCAAACTTATTTTTTTAGAGACGTCAATTGTTAGAGGTGAGGGTGGAATGGTTTGTTGGCTCCACTTGTAGGTCATTTGCCATGTGTTACTGGGATCGTACAGATCCAGGCCAAATGGACTGATGGGAGGAACAACTTTGTCACGTGATTGTTTTGCCATGCTCTTGACAAATTGGAGTAAATCAATGTAAATTGTATCGGCCTCCCTAAGTACAAAGTTCACCTCATCAACTTTAGCCGGTCTATCCAAACTAGTACTGGTCAGTTTGCATTCTTGAAACTTTACCCAAACTCCTCTCCACCCTTCAAAGGCCAAATGAGCCGTGAAAGTGGCGACAAGAATGccagaatttttaaattctaCTTTTAGGGTTTTTCCAACTGATGGCCGTTCTTTGTAAAACCAGACTTTTACTCCTCCCTTTCTAAGCCAATTGGTTGGAATTTCTGAGCCCGatgaaaattttagtttcaaaTTTGAGTCAAGAGAACCACTGCGAGGTTCCCATTTTAAAGAATATCTTCCGTGCTTGACAGTCACCGGGTTAGTGGTCTTAGCGGATTGCGTCACGGTTCCAGGAGAACCGTGAAAACAAGCCACTTCTGATGCAGTCTCAAAGTCAAATAGCTTGTCATAACGGTAGGTGCAAGGGGGTGGGCCtaggaaagaaaatgaaacacaCTCAGGTTAATGCAGGTGTAGGGTGGATACCAACATTACATTGTCCGGTTTGAGAAAAGTGCACAAAAGTTCCAGGACCAAACAAATCTAAAATTGTTCTTTATTCTTCACCGTAATTTGCATAGTAAGTAATTTATCCCAGTGAGTTGGACCAGAAAAATGTTAAACCAAATTAGGAGAGTATGGGAAATCCAAATATTTAGAGACCATAATATGCGTATGATTCTTAATGTCAACATTAAGGAAACAGTGAACACATATGCAACAGCTAATATTAAAGTTCAGCACTATAATTGAGAAAAGAAGGACAAAGGATGAAATGGTCGTTGTGTTACGCAGTGAACAATTGGAGGGCATATTTCATTGCATGGTCTTAAAGTAAAAGCCAGTGAAGAAGACTTGTTTAACGTGCGTTTATTGCAGAATTTTCGTGGGGTTAGGATTTTATGCTACTACTACGCCGATTAATATAAAGGTACCTACTGGGTTGAGCTCTTGTTGCCGGAACGATAGACCAGACAAAGCAGACCAGTTGAAGAGCAAGAAACTTCAATATGATCAGTCTCATACTTGTACCTAGAATGATGTGAAATAGGGTAATAAATTAACAAACCTGGAACCTCAGTCACCTTTATCTTTTTACAATTGGCACAAAAAACATGCTGAAAATCCGAAAATACTTTGAGAGAAAGGGAAATTGCCCTCTGAATGATTTTCTCTGCTTGGTTTCCACCGAAACGGAAGAAGAAGTGCAAAAGGGATAGGCATGTTTTTGGAAAGTAACGTCGCGTTAGTAACCCTAGGCCGTAGCAGGCCTCGGAAAGAGATTATAATGCTGCTCTAATTTCTTTATTGAATTTTGGCTATTATTCTACTCATTTTTGTTTCTATTAAATTTGACATCTTAGTGGAAATAAGCCATAGCACAAGTTGAAAGAATGTGTTCTCCCACTCGACTGGCAGATCACAGTGTGACCTGTTTAGTAACAATGAATGTGACTGGTGTGGAAAAAAGAGGACAAAGAATAGAAGGTACGATGAAGATTTCTTAATGGACTTCAATTTCACAGCTTTTAACTGatacagaaaaataagaaaaatacgCTATCTACGAGGCTAGCAAACACTTAATTAAATACAGTCCAGGAACTTGTCAGTTCGTAACCTGAAAAGCCGGCTGAAGTTCAAGTTCAAGACATCCTGTGATTTATTAATACCTAACTTGACTTATCTTTTGTCGATgagttgttttcaaactttttaaatTGGTCTGTCATAAACATTTCTAACGCAGACGACCCTAAACAAGATAGAAAGAATACATTCTTCCTTGCCCTTAGGCATTAGAAAGTTTTTGTTTAGATTGTTGTTTTATGAGGACAGAATGATGTGTGTTTGAATCGTTGTTAATTTTTACGATATCGATAAGCATCTTCTTATAAACATATATTGCGTTAACTGGGAAAACTTTACGTCTGAGAATTAATCTAAATGCTAGCACAGCCAAACGCGGTAAAAATAAGGATCTGAAGTTCAGTTTAAAAGACTGAGGTTCCGCCGATGGTACAGATGGTTACAAGGCAAATCTTAACTTGACAATATTTGGTAGTGAGTCTAATCGAGTTTTCAGCAGCGATGAATCAAGACCTAGAAAGGGGATGATCATGTTTCATTTTAtgtgagaaaaaacaaaaacgaccgacaaacaaactttaaaaaaactttaaaaatcattatttcttTGTTCTCACAATGATGGTAAGTTCCAAAAAGTTCCCCATACCTCAAGACTCTCAACTTACCATTTGGTTGAAATCCGCTCCAGTGCAAGTGCCGGCTGTACCAATTTTGGATGGTAGTTTTGTGAccttaggtcataatttatggaCAACGTAAAATTTCATCCTGCTTAAATACCAATACCATTGCGTTTGCAGGTGTAGTACTTCATCATGAATGGGCTTCATGTTGGGATAAAATGGTGGTGGCTTTAAGGTGGGGTGGCTGTAGACAGTTTTAGGTGAATTCTGGGGTGAAAGCTGACGATGTCAAACCGCGCCTTGTTGGTAGGGTCACAGCATGACGCCAAAAACTGTTaggtttaaaaattcaaaacgaaTCCTTCTTTCTAAGTTATATCGTAATCTAATGGAATTATCAGTtacaaaaaactaaaaattgcGTTGTAATTGACCAGAGTGTCTTGTTATTCCTTCTATATTTAAGTGTTGTCCTCTCTTCCTCAACAAATAAAAGCAAAGCGAATAGAACGATAAATATATTGTCTACTATTGTCTTTTCCAAGTCGATTCAGCCGGTATATACATATTGGGGCAAGAGACTGTATTGTGAAAATCTCCGTTTAGAAATGCAAAGACCTAAGACAAAATAGACAAGAAAAATTTCCGTTCGTCAGATCGCATCCTAATCTTGGTTTTCCTGTGCTACAAAGCCACAAATTTCCGAGGTGTCGCGGATGACTGCCCATTAGCCTcccctattaattttatcaggggcattTCGGGCGGGAAACTGGACGCCTTTCAAGTCGATTTCGTTTCCGTAAGTGACGAACGGGGATTCctaatcaatgattacctctagtaataattttaattgtgaAGATTATTCAAAACAGCGACATTTCAATAAGTTAAAGTCTATTTCTGCAAATTTCTTTCTCATGCTTGTGTTTTAACAGTATTTGAATAAATTATAACTAAGAGTTAAGTAAATGACAATCCATTACAGGAGAAAGTGGTGGTATTTGGAATAACTAAAAGTTTTTGAAGCTAAATTTCAAGGATGAAATGTGTAACAAACCTATTTAGGGTGTCATAGAGCTGGAAATTACGCGTCTGCTCGATCGCCATGACTGATCGTCCAGTGTCACACGACTGTACGGTAGGTTCAGGTGCACAACTGTTTGAGGTTACGCCGTGTTTTTAAAGTTCTTCGTTGACCAGTTATTGGTTTTTAATTAAATGCAGGACCAAATTATTTTTATCAGGAggaattcattttatttcatgattatGGCAATAACTGAATTACTGAAGAAAGGCATTTCTTAAAAGATACTATGTGACcttggccttggctaaatctatacaaTTATTCTAACACAGAAAATATTACATtgatatatattattattgtttcattGCACTTGTCTTTTCTTAAACTTCATCTGTCCTCTTTTCCTAGTACCTAGAAGAACTTAGCCTAAATATCTTTGGGTCTTTCCGTTTTCAATAACATGCTTTCGGATCTTTTGGCATCACGTCGCGTATGTTTTCCAATACTTCTGACATGTTAAGGGACCGTCCTTTTATATCCTGCTTTTCTTTCAACCACCTCTTCTCTTTGGTATCATAATAACGATCCAGGACGTTCAAAGACCACGGTACACCTGCATTGCAAAGCTGTTCCACGAAATAGCGAGCAAAATTGATGACCTCTTGCTGATTCAGGTCTCCGTTTTTGTTGTCTTGTGGCATCCATGCACCGAGATAGGTCAGAATTCCCCTATCTCGCGTAAAGTTGGTCGCAGGTTCAATCGCAAGTTTCACATTATCTCGTCCTTTATCGGTCCCATTTTTCTTCCAAAATTTTTGCCCGCCAGGCTTTTTGTTTGGACCTGAAGCATAAATATGCCACTCGGCCATTATATAGTCGTCGTTTTCGTAGATTTCAGGCTCGATTTTTTCCAGATCTTTTGCTGTTTTTCCTGGCGATCCAAGGATGAGAATTCGTTGATCGTTCTTTCCACCTGTCGCACGGATTGCCTTCACCACATCGGAAGTCCAATTGTTGTACTTGTCTGATCTCTCACGAAGACTTTCGCCGCAATTGTTTCCACAATCATCTGTTCCCAGCTCTGTAAAGAGGTTAAAACTCAGTT
This window encodes:
- the LOC140935047 gene encoding endoglucanase A-like, encoding MSKLPSISVASATKFVILLAISLLFGNFLMVVQSNAISPKRYQKLIGPGFSTNWFKTAEPMAKYSEQNIIDVRNKNFSNLRLRCRADLYSYDYTAINFTWFLGNLTTVVDHCLKNKVIPIISWIHHHAEAFASEDDRVAYVAWWTAVANELKDKDYKLSFNLFTELGTDDCGNNCGESLRERSDKYNNWTSDVVKAIRATGGKNDQRILILGSPGKTAKDLEKIEPEIYENDDYIMAEWHIYASGPNKKPGGQKFWKKNGTDKGRDNVKLAIEPATNFTRDRGILTYLGAWMPQDNKNGDLNQQEVINFARYFVEQLCNAGVPWSLNVLDRYYDTKEKRWLKEKQDIKGRSLNMSEVLENIRDVMPKDPKACY